A region from the Achromobacter seleniivolatilans genome encodes:
- a CDS encoding cysteine dioxygenase, producing the protein MPESPAGLDRLRSFIATATRLAAPEALAQSPALQAAFADLVRHDDWLPVACTAPHPQYYQQYLLHCDPLERFSLVSFVWGPGQFTPVHDHEVWGYVGMLRGAEINQRYVREAGGRLVQAGEASTLQPGDVERLSPEEGDIHRVSNAFADRVSISVHMYGGNIGAVSRHVYDPATGQAKPFVSGYSSPSLPNLWDRSEAVRATIPALRG; encoded by the coding sequence ATGCCAGAATCACCCGCCGGCCTGGACCGGCTTCGCAGCTTTATCGCCACTGCGACGCGCCTGGCGGCGCCCGAGGCCTTGGCGCAGTCGCCGGCATTGCAGGCCGCGTTCGCCGATCTGGTGCGCCATGATGACTGGCTCCCCGTTGCCTGTACCGCGCCGCATCCTCAGTACTACCAGCAGTATCTGCTGCACTGCGATCCGTTGGAACGGTTTTCTCTGGTCAGTTTTGTCTGGGGGCCGGGGCAGTTCACGCCAGTGCATGACCACGAGGTCTGGGGCTACGTGGGTATGCTGCGCGGTGCGGAGATCAATCAGCGTTACGTGCGCGAGGCGGGCGGGCGTCTGGTCCAGGCTGGTGAAGCGTCCACCCTGCAACCGGGAGACGTCGAGCGCCTGTCGCCTGAAGAAGGGGATATCCACCGCGTGTCCAACGCCTTTGCCGATCGCGTGTCGATCAGCGTGCATATGTACGGCGGCAATATCGGCGCGGTGTCGCGCCACGTCTATGATCCGGCGACAGGGCAAGCCAAGCCCTTTGTGTCCGGCTATTCATCACCCAGCCTGCCAAATCTTTGGGACCGCTCGGAAGCCGTGCGCGCTACGATTCCCGCGCTTCGCGGTTAA